A section of the Metabacillus endolithicus genome encodes:
- a CDS encoding YfhE family protein: protein MASEKKKRDKSKSTLSSMQEVTYSREFKNADRAGGYISKQRH, encoded by the coding sequence ATGGCATCAGAAAAAAAGAAAAGAGATAAATCAAAAAGTACTCTTTCAAGCATGCAAGAAGTTACATATTCTCGTGAGTTCAAAAATGCCGATCGAGCTGGTGGATACATAAGTAAACAAAGACACTAA
- a CDS encoding GNAT family N-acetyltransferase: MLKKRDIYDSQALYEHMIHPEVFPFVRHKANSFEEYLFLTKQTVEAEERGELISRTILDEWGSPIGTISLFDIQDKAGFLGTWIGKPFHGKGYNKLAKDAFFNELFYELDIETIFLRIRKQNIRSTKAAEKLPYVVNANETRAHLLEQINNGEDIFNLFEISRDQYTIYTYHNTSEAEEQHLKEA, from the coding sequence ATGCTAAAAAAACGTGATATTTATGATAGTCAAGCACTTTATGAACACATGATTCACCCTGAAGTCTTCCCTTTTGTGCGTCATAAAGCAAATTCTTTTGAAGAATATTTATTCCTAACAAAACAAACGGTTGAGGCTGAAGAACGAGGTGAATTGATTTCACGTACCATATTAGATGAATGGGGATCTCCAATCGGTACAATTAGTTTGTTTGATATTCAAGACAAGGCAGGTTTTCTTGGCACTTGGATTGGAAAGCCATTTCATGGTAAGGGCTACAACAAACTTGCAAAAGATGCGTTTTTCAATGAACTATTTTATGAACTAGATATTGAAACAATTTTCTTAAGAATTCGCAAACAAAATATTCGCTCAACAAAGGCTGCTGAGAAGCTTCCATACGTTGTAAATGCAAATGAAACAAGAGCACATTTGCTTGAACAAATAAATAATGGCGAAGATATTTTTAACCTTTTTGAAATTTCAAGAGACCAATATACAATTTACACATATCACAATACTTCTGAGGCTGAAGAACAACACCTTAAGGAAGCTTAA